CCAGGGACGCCCCCGCCACTAATAGTGAAGAAGGATTGTCAGTCTTCCATGACCTCTTTTTCTTTTTCGGCGGCGATCCCGTCGATCCTTTTCACGACATCGTCGGTGGCCTTCTGGCTCATTTCCAGGTAATCGTGCAGGGAGTCCTCGCTCAAAGTGCCGTCCTTTTCCATCTTTTTGAGGACATCGTTCGATTCCCGTCTTAAATTCCTTACGACGATCCTGGCGTCCTCGGCGCACTTCCTGACTAGCTTGGTGAGCTCGACCCGCCTCTCGCCGGTTAATTCGGGGATGATAAGCCTGATGTTCTCGCCGTCCACCGAGGGGTTGATCCCCAGGGGCGACGCCTGTATGGCCTTCTCCGCCGCTTTTACAGCGTTCTTGTCCCAAAGAGTGATGAGGATCTGCCTCGCGTCGGGCGTTGTAATGGAACCCACCTGGGACAGGGGGGTAGGATTTCCATAGTAGTCGACCTTGATGTCGCTCACCAGTGCCGGATGGGCTCTTCCGGTCCTGATACCCAGGAGTTCCTTTTTGAGGTATTCGACCGCTTTTTCCATTTTTTCCTTCATCTTCCTGATCTCCTGATCAGCCATGTTCAACACTCCTTTTCGAAATGGACGACCGTACCGGCCTGTTTGCCAAGGATCAGGATATCCCGGAGCATTCCCTCCTTGAGGATGTTCGCGACCAGGATGGGAATCCGGTTCTCCATGCAGAGCGAAAAGGCGGCCGCATCCATGATTTTCAATTGCTTCTGAAGCGCTTCGGCGTAGGTGACCCGGGGGAGCAGTTTCGCGTCGGGATTATTCGCCGG
The window above is part of the Thermovirga sp. genome. Proteins encoded here:
- the frr gene encoding ribosome recycling factor, translated to MADQEIRKMKEKMEKAVEYLKKELLGIRTGRAHPALVSDIKVDYYGNPTPLSQVGSITTPDARQILITLWDKNAVKAAEKAIQASPLGINPSVDGENIRLIIPELTGERRVELTKLVRKCAEDARIVVRNLRRESNDVLKKMEKDGTLSEDSLHDYLEMSQKATDDVVKRIDGIAAEKEKEVMED